Proteins from a genomic interval of Lolium perenne isolate Kyuss_39 chromosome 1, Kyuss_2.0, whole genome shotgun sequence:
- the LOC139834336 gene encoding uncharacterized protein yields the protein MSGSEGDNCLRFRALVGNQVMPILVDSGSNNCFINANMIKRIQCTVKETTPMSVKVANGEYMQTSKIVPDLTWWSHGATFTTPMCVLDPGGYDAILGMDWLKLHSPMTTDWDKKFLSFPYQGKQVTLHGVPPTTDQQMKEIPVEQLAKWTKGNDVWVIAVIHSVPVLPEATTTPACLASISSLLTEFSSVFFEPTELPPQRQYDHAITLKPDATPFNARPYRYSPAHKDEIQRQVAEMLAAGIITPSMSPFASPVLLVQKRTDPGDFVWIIGALMSLQSRMYFQCM from the coding sequence ATGTCCGGTTCTGAAGGTGACAATTGTCTGCGCTTTAGAGCTCTGGTTGGTAACCAGGTGATGCCGATTTTGGTTGATTCTGGAAGCAACAACTGCTTCATCAATGCCAATATGATCAAGCGTATTCAGTGTACTGTGAAAGAGACAACACCAATGTCAGTGAAGGTAGCAAATGGAGAATATATGCAAACCTCCAAGATTGTGCCAGACCTCACTTGGTGGTCACACGGTGCTACTTTTACTACACCAATGTGTGTTCTTGATCCGGGTGGATATGATGCAATCCTTGGTATGGACTGGCTCAAGTTACATAGCCCGATGACCACTGATTGGGACAAGAAATTTCTGTCATTCCCATACCAGGGCAAGCAAGTTACACTACATGGAGTTCCTCCAACAACCGACCAGCAGATGAAAGAAATACCGGTGGAGCAGTTGGCTAAGTGGACAAAAGGCAATGATGTGTGGGTGATTGCTGTAATTCATTCAGTGCCCGTGCTACCTGAAGCTACAACTACTCCAGCTTGTCTAGCATCAATTTCCTCTCTGCTAACTGAATTCAGTTCAGTTTTCTTTGAACCAACGGAACTGCCACCACAGAGGCAATATGATCATGCAATCACCCTTAAACCTGATGCAACACCATTCAATGCTCGCCCTTACCGCTATTCTCCAGCACATAAAGATGAGATACAGCGCCAAGTGGCTGAGATGCTTGCTGCAGGGATCATCACTCCAAGCATGTCACCCTTTGCTTCACCGGTGTTGCTCGTGCAAAAAAGGACGGATCCTGGAGATTTTGTGTGGATTATCGGCGCCTTAATGAGCTTACAGTCAAGAATGTATTTCCAATGCATGTGA
- the LOC127326644 gene encoding protein LURP-one-related 15, with amino-acid sequence MLPAPAIPLPDSGAPPAPLPVAGHQFCAPYVVPLTVTKKALSISDGDFVITDANGAVVLTVKGSIFSIHNRRVLLDAAGLPLLCMQEKVFSMHHRWEVFRGDSTNTGDLLFSVKKSSMIQFKTEMDVFLAGNTAQQVCDFKIKGSYLDRSCAFYLGNSAAMVAQMNRKMTVSSVLLDKDTFAVTVFPHVDYVFIAALVVILDDVHRDKND; translated from the exons ATGCTACCAGCCCCAGCGATTCCGCTGCCGGACAGCGGGGCCCCACCAGCGCCGCTGCCGGTGGCGGGGCATCAGTTCTGCGCGCCGTACGTGGTGCCGCTCACGGTCACCAAGAAGGCCCTCAGCATCTCCGACGGCGACTTCGTCATCACCGACGCCAATGGCGCCGTCGTGCTCACGGTCAAGGGATCCATTTTCAGCATCCATAACCGCCGCGTCCTCCTCGATGCCGCTGGCCTGCCCCTCCTCTGCATGCAAGAGAAG GTATTCAGTATGCACCACCGGTGGGAAGTGTTCAGAGGGGACAGCACAAACACAGGCGATCTGCTCTTTAGTGTGAAGAAATCTTCGATGATCCAATTCAAGACAGAGATGGATGTCTTCTTGGCTGGAAACACCGCACAACAGGTCTGTGATTTCAAGATCAAGGGCAGCTACCTTGATAGGTCCTGCGCCTTCTATCTTGGCAACTCTGCTGCAATGGTAGCTCAA ATGAACCGTAAAATGACTGTTTCTAGTGTGCTGCTCGACAAGGACACATTTGCTGTTACTGTGTTCCCGCATGTCGACTACGTGTTTATCGCGGCTCTTGTTGTGATCCTGGACGACGTTCACAGGGACAAAAACGATTGA